In Pyxidicoccus xibeiensis, the genomic stretch CGCTGGCGCCCGCGTTGGCGAAGGCGGCGTCCGCGTAGCCCAGGGCGTTGCCGACGCCGAGCTCGCCGACCTCGAGGGCCTCGTCGGCGGCGAGGAGCCACTGGCCGGCGGTCTGGATCTGGGTGAGCCGTTGCTGTCGGGCCTGCTCGGTTTCGGCGGCGCGCTGCTCGAAGGTGTCGACCTCCTGCTGCACGGCCTGGGTTCTCGCGGCGAGCTGCTCGTCGCGCGTCTGCAGCTGGGTCTCGAGCTCGTTCATGCGCTCACGCAGCTTTGCCAGCTCCTGCTCGGCGGGGGTGGGCTGGGGAGGAGCGCCGGTGCCCGCGGCGCCCGCGCCCCCCGTAGCGGCACTGGTGCCGGGGGGAGTGCCGGTGGTCCCGGTGGCGCCCTGGGTTCCAGCGGGGCCCGTGCCCCCCGTGGCGGCGCTGGTGCCGGGAGGCGTGCCGGTGGCGCCCGAGGTACCCGAGCCACCCGTGGCCGCGACGGTGTCGGAAGGCGTGCCGGTGGTATCCGAGCCGCCCGTGGCCGCGCCAGTGTCGAGAGTGGTGCCGCCGGTGCCTGCACCGGTGTCAGAAGATGTTCCAGTCGTGCCGGTGGTGCCTGAGCCTCCGGTGGTCGCGCCGGTGTCCGTCGTACCAGGGCTGCCCGTAGCCGCACCGGTATCCGTCGTCGTCCCGGAGGCTGTGCCTGAGCCTCCCGTTCCCGCTCCGGAAGCCGTCCCCGCAGTGCCGGTACCTCCCGTCGACGCCCCGGTGCTGAGGTCATCGGCTGCTCCGCTCATGCCGGTCCCGATTCCAGTCGTGGAGCCGCCGCCTCCCGTCGCCGCTCCGGTGCCGAGCTCATCGGCGGGTCCACCCGTTGCCGTGCCGGCGCCCCCGACCGCCGCGCCGGTGTCAGGCTTCGTGGCCGTGCCCCCCGTGCCCACGCCGGCTCCAGTGGTTCCGGGAGTCGTTGCGGTGGCGCCAGTTCCACCGGACGCCGCCCCGGTGCCGAGCTCATCGGCCGCGCTGCCCGTGCCCTCTCCGGTTCCAGTCGTGGTGCCAGCCCCCGCCGTCCCTGAGCCACCAGTCGCGGCGCCCTGGCCGGTCGCCCCTTGCGCCGTCGTCGCACCAGGAGTGGCCTGGCCCGCGGTCGCGGAAGTGCCCGCCGTGCCCGAGCCGCCGGTCTCATCCTGGGCCGAAGCGTCCTCCGCCTCCGCTGCGGCAGCGGCCGCCGCCGCCGCTTCCTGCGCCTCGACCTGTTCCAGAGGGGAGGGCAGCGGCTGGTAGACCTGCGCTGCCTCCTCGCGGGCGACCTGGCTGGCTGTGGGGGGCGGCAGGCCATCGGGCAGCACCGGGACCATCGAAGAGTACTGGTTGCTGCCAGGCAGATAGTCCTGGATGACGTAGCCCGGAGGGGGCCGCGCCCCGTCCGCCTCCTCCGAGGCCTGCTCGTAGGCGTCTTCGAGCGCGTCCGCGGCCGGGTCCCGGATGGACGGATCATCAGGAGTGGGAACGGGCGTCTCGCCCGGCGTCTGACCAAGGCTCAATCCAGCAGCGAGGGCAATCCAGAGGCGCATGCTCGGAATGTGTCCACCACCGGATGAATCATCATCGCACCGGACGACGCCCCGCCCGCCGGGCTGCCCGGGGAGCGGGCTGCTCGCTTGCTGTTCGGAAATGTCGGGACATTTGAGCCGCTGAGCCGCCCGCAAAACCCCCGACATTCCCGAACAGCAACCCACCGGACCGGTCCGGACCCCGAGTGATGGGCTTCGCCAGTCCCCGGTAGCGCAGGCAGGGGGCTCAGCCCGAGCCCCGCTTCCGAGCCCGACGCGCCATCACCTCACGCGCGGCGCGCTCCCCGGTGGCGATGGCCCCATGGACGGTGCCCTCCTCGCCGTCGGTGTTCGTGGCCTCGCCCGCACCGCCTCCAACGCCCCTGACGGGATGACGGCATCGCCACGGGCCGGTCCGGAGGCTTCGCGCCCGCGAGCTCCGCGAGGAAGCCGAAGGAGGCATCCCCGTCCCCGAAGCGTCCCTTCCAGAGGAGCGCATGCGTATCGTCGCAGTGGCGCACGGAGAGGCGCGCCCGCCGCGCGAGCTTCCGCAGCGAGTCCGGCGCTCCGTGGACGAGCTCGGCCCCCAGCTCCAGGGGCACGTCGGTGACGGCGTCGCGCACGGTGGCCACGCGGCCGCCCACGCGCTCCCGCGCCTCCAGCACCGTGACGCGAAGCCCCGAGCGGGCCAGGGCCGCCGCCGGAGCCCCCACGACGTCGCGAAGGGCCGTGCCTCCCACGGCGGAGAGACACGGCCCCGGGAATGCGCCAGCGTCAGAGGCTGATGCGCAGGCCGGCGCCCAGCTCGAAGGTGGGCGCGGCCACGGTGAAGCCCTGGATGTCCTGCCCGTTGATGGTGACGTCGGGCACGCTGAAGCCGAGCCGGAACTCACCGCCCTTGCGGCCGTAGTGCACGGCGCCGAACGCCTCCACGGTGAGGTAGGTGAGCGCCCGGTGCGTGACGTTGAGGCGGCTCACGTACGAGCGGTCGGAGAAGTTGGTCAGCGTGAACAGGTTGAAGGACGTGCGCTCCAGCGAGCCGGGGCGGTCCAGGAAGAGGTACGCGGCGCCGTAGTGCTTGCCCAGGTAGAGCGGCTGGAAGGCGCCCTGGGCGAGCAGGTACGGGTAGCCGATGGAGCTGGTGTAGCCCGTCGAGTTGTAGAAGTACTCCACGCCCACGACGGCCAGGTCGTTCTCGCCATAGCCGAAGGTGTAGTTGGCGCCGCCCGTCACCTGGGGCGTGAGGCCCTCGGGGATGTAGGGCTCCACCGTGACGCCATTCGTGAAGATGTCCTCGAGCGTGGTGCCCTCGGGCACGCGGTACAGGGGGCGCTCGGTGCCCTTCTTCAGGCCCACCTCGCCGTAGACGTCGATGGGGCCCAGGGCGGAGGACACGTCGAGGCCGAAGCGGGGCTTGCGGCCGCGCTGGGCCACGGCGCTGGCGCCCAGCTCCGCCGGGCCCACCACCACCTCCGCGCGCAGCGCGCCACCGATGCGGCTGAGGCGGTTGACGGGGTCGCTCCCGCCGGGCTCCGACGTCGGGCCCCCGCTCGCGTCCGTGACGGCGCCCGCGTCGCTGCCCAGGTCATCCACCACGGCGATGCCGTAGAAGTTCCAGCCCCGCGACTCCCAGGGCACGTGGAGCTTCACCATGGACACGCCGGTGCGCAGGTCCACGAAGGCCAGCGGGTTGCGCCGCTGGGGGGACAGGAAGTCAGTGGGGTTCCATATCTGCCCCGTGCCCCACTTCACGTGCTGCTTGCCCACGGTGAAGAACACCGTGCGCTCCAGGTCGAAGCGCAGCCACGCCTGGTCCAGCAGGACGCGCGGGTTGGAGGGGGCGTCCGTGCCCGTCCGCGCGGCCAG encodes the following:
- a CDS encoding FAD-dependent oxidoreductase; translation: MGGTALRDVVGAPAAALARSGLRVTVLEARERVGGRVATVRDAVTDVPLELGAELVHGAPDSLRKLARRARLSVRHCDDTHALLWKGRFGDGDASFGFLAELAGAKPPDRPVAMPSSRQGRWRRCGRGHEHRRRGGHRPWGHRHRGARRA